Below is a genomic region from Gallus gallus isolate bGalGal1 chromosome 10, bGalGal1.mat.broiler.GRCg7b, whole genome shotgun sequence.
CCCAGGACACTACATCACACCCAGGGTTACCAAAGATGCGGAAGGCGTATCTGGACTTAATATCTGAGGTGGCAGCGTCACTGAAGACGCTCAGCATATCGAGGAAGTCTTCAAAGGACATGCTGTCATCCCCATCCTCTGAGGTGGAGAACACGTGGCAGATCCGGTGCTGGAAGGGGTTTGCCTGCCGAGATGGGGAAGGCTGAGGGCAGGGCTGGCACCGACCCACGAGGAGCAGAGCTCCACTCTGATCTCGGCCCATCCCACCCGGCACGGCCGTGCCATCACACGGCGGGGCTCTGCACGGGGCCGAGGAAGCGATCCATGGTGAGCACGGCGAGGGCTCGGCGGGTGAGCCTGCCCAGCCGCCCCACTCCAGGTACCGTACCCGCAGCTCCGGCAGCGTCAGGATCTGGCTCTTGGGAACGCGCACGGAGCAGGCgttctccctctgctcccttgGCAGCAGCTCGCTGAACCTCTTGTAGGCACTTGAGGAGGCGAAAACAACGGCACCTCCGTGCGGGAGCGCGCGGGGCAGCCCCGGGGCGGGGGCAGCGCTGCCCCCAGGCAGCACCGCGCAGGGCCGGAGCCGCTCTGTCGGACCCGGAGCCGGCGGAGCCGCACCCGCGTACTTCGCACTCCGGGGTGACGAAAACGGGCCGGCccagccccgcgctgcccgcccaccccccacccacccaGGGTGAGCAGCGCCCGCACCGCGGGGAGAATGCCCAGGGCTGAGCCCCCCTCCCGCAGAGCCTCCGCCCCGGCACTTACAGCAGGATCTCCTGCTTGTTCAGGAATGTCAGCTCCTGCGAGGAGAGCGCGGTCAGCCCGGGGGTCCCGAGGGGAGCTGCTCCGTCCCGGCCCCCGCCGCAGCCCTGGACTCTCCCCGTTCCCCGGGTCCCACCGATCCCGGAGCTCCCTCAGACCCGGGACCACAGATTCCTCATCCCTCGGTCCCCACCTCCACCCGGTGGTCCttcccctccgcccccccccccccccccgacgcGGCACCCCCCCCACCTGGTACTCCCCCAGCGCCTCCTGTGGCAGCAGACTGCTGGAGCCCCCCATGGCGCCCGGAGCCGCTTCCGCCCCGCACGTCACTCCGCCCCTCCCGTGGCAACGTCCCGCCCCGGGGTGGGTACGCGCTGCACGTAGCACCGtccccggccccgcgcggcACCCGCTGGGAGCGCAGGTGCGTGGTGTGATGGGGTGGGGGATCGGCGGGACCTCGGGGTGGGCCGCGGCGGGCGATGGGATGAACGCCGGGAACGGAGGGTAGCGCTGCGGGCGGGGTCGGCCAACTCGTGCCCGCGTTCCCCACTCAGGTTCCCCGTGGCACCGAACATGGCAGCAGGGACCAGCGAGCACCAAGAGCAGCCGGGGCCGCAGGACGCCCTTCAGCCCGAGGACTTGGTGTACCACGAGGATGAGTTCATCCTGGAGGGAGTCGCCTGGCCGGGCACCACGCTATCCCACTTCGACCGGGCGCTGCTGGGGGCCTGGCAGGAGCGCATGGCGCGGGGGCTGTTCCGGTACCACCTGGCGGAGCTGCCCACCCGTGTGCTGCCCGGCCCCATGCGTCTGCTGGCCCAGCTCAACGTGCAGCGCGGCACTGAGCGCAGGCGGCCGCAGGCAGTGCACAGCCTGACGCAGCCTTTCGACCCCCGGCAAT
It encodes:
- the CIB1 gene encoding calcium and integrin-binding protein 1 isoform b (isoform b is encoded by transcript variant 2), whose protein sequence is MGGSSSLLPQEALGEYQELTFLNKQEILLAYKRFSELLPREQRENACSVRVPKSQILTLPELRANPFQHRICHVFSTSEDGDDSMSFEDFLDMLSVFSDAATSDIKSRYAFRIFDFDDDGVLDGKDLEKLVNCLTGQGEEARLSSIEMEQLIRNVLEESDIDKDGTINLSEFQHVISRSPDFVSTICAFRCSSVVFSYTLGSSLSEQ
- the CIB1 gene encoding calcium and integrin-binding protein 1 isoform a (isoform a is encoded by transcript variant 1) — protein: MGGSSSLLPQEALGEYQELTFLNKQEILLAYKRFSELLPREQRENACSVRVPKSQILTLPELRANPFQHRICHVFSTSEDGDDSMSFEDFLDMLSVFSDAATSDIKSRYAFRIFDFDDDGVLDGKDLEKLVNCLTGQGEEARLSSIEMEQLIRNVLEESDIDKDGTINLSEFQHVISRSPDFVSSFKIVL
- the CIB1 gene encoding calcium and integrin-binding protein 1 isoform X1; the encoded protein is MGGSSSLLPQEALGEYQELTFLNKQEILLAYKRFSELLPREQRENACSVRVPKSQILTLPELRPSPSRQANPFQHRICHVFSTSEDGDDSMSFEDFLDMLSVFSDAATSDIKSRYAFRIFDFDDDGVLDGKDLEKLVNCLTGQGEEARLSSIEMEQLIRNVLEESDIDKDGTINLSEFQHVISRSPDFVSSFKIVL